In Salmo trutta chromosome 28, fSalTru1.1, whole genome shotgun sequence, one DNA window encodes the following:
- the LOC115166014 gene encoding transcription factor HES-4-B isoform X1 produces the protein MPADTMEKQTASPIAGAPANGSHTPDKPKNASEHRKSSKPIMEKRRRARINESLGQLKTLILDALKKDSSRHSKLEKADILEMTVKHLRNLQRVQMTAALSADTTVLSKYRAGFNECMNEVTRFLSTSEGVNTEVKSRLLNHLSGSLGQMIAMNYPQPTQQAHLAQPLHVQLPSTVPNSVSMGSKLSTVEALSPKVFGGFQLVPATDGQFAFLIPNPAFASASTPVIPLYANAGVPMTVNASPVHCSSAPTASSPVHGMTSFVGVSQAVSPVGVSTGSESTEAVWRPW, from the exons ATGCCAGCCGACACCATGGAGAAACAAACGGCATCCCCTATTGCTGGTGCACCTGCAAATGGTTCCCATACTCCAGACAAACCCAAGAATGCCAGCGAGCATAGAAAG TCCTCAAAGCCCATCATGGAGAAACGTAGGAGAGCGAGGATAAACGAAAGCCTTGGCCAACTCAAGACGctcatcctcgatgcacttaaaAAAGAT AGTTCCAGACATTCTAAATTGGAGAAAGCCGATATTCTGGAAATGACAGTGAAGCACTTACGGAATTTACAGCGTGTGCAGATGACTG CAGCGTTGTCAGCAGACACTACTGTCCTCAGTAAATACCGGGCGGGATTCAACGAATGCATGAACGAGGTCACTCGCTTCTTGTCCACCAGCGAGGGGGTGAACACGGAGGTGAAGTCGCGGCTTCTCAACCACCTGTCAGGTTCCCTAGGCCAGATGATCGCCATGAACTACCCCCAGCCAACTCAACAGGCTCACCTTGCGCAGCCTCTTCACGTGCAGCTACCTTCTACCGTGCCCAACAGTGTCTCTATGGGTTCCAAACTCAGCACCGTGGAAGCCTTGTCTCCTAAAGTTTTCGGGGGGTTCCAGCTTGTGCCTGCCACCGATGGACAGTTTGCTTTCCTTATTCCCAACCCTGCATTCGCCTCAGCATCAACCCCAGTCATCCCTCTGTATGCTAACGCAGGTGTACCAATGACAGTCAACGCCAGTCCTGTCCACTGCAGCTCTGCGCCAACAGCATCATCCCCAGTCCATGGGATGACATCATTCGTCGGTGTTTCTCAGGCCGTCAGCCCTGTCGGTGTCAGCACTGGTTCGGAGAGCACTGAGGCTGTTTGGCGACCCTGGTAG
- the LOC115166014 gene encoding transcription factor HES-4-B isoform X2: protein MPADTMEKQTASPIAGAPANGSHTPDKPKNASEHRKSSKPIMEKRRRARINESLGQLKTLILDALKKDSSRHSKLEKADILEMTVKHLRNLQRVQMTALSADTTVLSKYRAGFNECMNEVTRFLSTSEGVNTEVKSRLLNHLSGSLGQMIAMNYPQPTQQAHLAQPLHVQLPSTVPNSVSMGSKLSTVEALSPKVFGGFQLVPATDGQFAFLIPNPAFASASTPVIPLYANAGVPMTVNASPVHCSSAPTASSPVHGMTSFVGVSQAVSPVGVSTGSESTEAVWRPW, encoded by the exons ATGCCAGCCGACACCATGGAGAAACAAACGGCATCCCCTATTGCTGGTGCACCTGCAAATGGTTCCCATACTCCAGACAAACCCAAGAATGCCAGCGAGCATAGAAAG TCCTCAAAGCCCATCATGGAGAAACGTAGGAGAGCGAGGATAAACGAAAGCCTTGGCCAACTCAAGACGctcatcctcgatgcacttaaaAAAGAT AGTTCCAGACATTCTAAATTGGAGAAAGCCGATATTCTGGAAATGACAGTGAAGCACTTACGGAATTTACAGCGTGTGCAGATGACTG CGTTGTCAGCAGACACTACTGTCCTCAGTAAATACCGGGCGGGATTCAACGAATGCATGAACGAGGTCACTCGCTTCTTGTCCACCAGCGAGGGGGTGAACACGGAGGTGAAGTCGCGGCTTCTCAACCACCTGTCAGGTTCCCTAGGCCAGATGATCGCCATGAACTACCCCCAGCCAACTCAACAGGCTCACCTTGCGCAGCCTCTTCACGTGCAGCTACCTTCTACCGTGCCCAACAGTGTCTCTATGGGTTCCAAACTCAGCACCGTGGAAGCCTTGTCTCCTAAAGTTTTCGGGGGGTTCCAGCTTGTGCCTGCCACCGATGGACAGTTTGCTTTCCTTATTCCCAACCCTGCATTCGCCTCAGCATCAACCCCAGTCATCCCTCTGTATGCTAACGCAGGTGTACCAATGACAGTCAACGCCAGTCCTGTCCACTGCAGCTCTGCGCCAACAGCATCATCCCCAGTCCATGGGATGACATCATTCGTCGGTGTTTCTCAGGCCGTCAGCCCTGTCGGTGTCAGCACTGGTTCGGAGAGCACTGAGGCTGTTTGGCGACCCTGGTAG